One window of Medicago truncatula cultivar Jemalong A17 chromosome 2, MtrunA17r5.0-ANR, whole genome shotgun sequence genomic DNA carries:
- the LOC25487907 gene encoding protein SHORT-ROOT, which translates to MYPKENQNMEISPYNTSKKTKHLEKLNHQNNSYFLHEASTIDMMHTSSSNHQTSSDNSSETCHRDQDGKWSSKLLKECAIAISNRDSSKIHHLLWMLNELSSPYGDIDQKLASYFLQALFSKATQSGHKCYKTLSSIAYKSHSFDSARKLILKFQEVSPWTTFGHVASNGAILEALDGEKKLHIIDISNTLCTQWPTLLEALATRNDETPHLKLTIVVTNNSSSVVVMKEVGQRMEKFARLMGVPFELNVISDLKHIRELTKERLGIQEGEAIALNCVGALRKVEVEERESVVQFFKSLSPRVVTFVEEEGDFCSDDFVKCFEECLKFYRIYFEMLEESFPPTSNERLMLERECSRSIVRVLACDHEFDHDEDDGGGDYCDKRERGKQWFERFKNEFSPCGFSDDVVDDVKALLKRYQAGWSLVVPQGDDHITGMYLTWKEEPVVWASTWKP; encoded by the coding sequence ATGTACCCTAAAGAGAATCAAAATATGGAGATAAGTCCTTACAATActtcaaagaaaacaaagcacTTGGAGAAGTTGAACCATCAAAATAATAGCTATTTTCTTCATGAAGCTTCAACCATAGACATGATGCATACATCATCAAGCAATCATCAAACATCTTCAGATAATTCTAGTGAGACATGTCATCGTGATCAAGATGGTAAATGGTCCTCCAAACTTCTCAAAGAGTGTGCAATAGCAATATCTAATAGAGACTCATCAAAAATCCACCATCTTCTTTGGATGTTAAACGAGTTATCTTCACCTTATGGAGATATTGATCAAAAACTAGCTTCATATTTTCTACAAGCTCTATTTTCCAAGGCAACACAATCCGGTCACAAGTGTTACAAAACACTATCTTCAATCGCTTACAAAAGCCACTCTTTTGATTCAGCAAGAAAGTTAATACTCAAGTTTCAAGAGGTAAGTCCATGGACAACTTTTGGACACGTAGCATCAAATGGTGCTATTTTAGAAGCTTTAGATGGAGAGAAAAAACTTCACATAATTGATATTAGCAACACCCTTTGTACTCAATGGCCTACTCTTCTAGAAGCTTTGGCAACAAGAAATGATGAAACTCCTCACCTTAAGCTCACAATTGTTGTCACAAATAATAGTTCTAGTGTTGTTGTTATGAAGGAAGTTGGTCAAAGAATGGAGAAATTTGCTAGGCTTATGGGAGTACCTTTTGAATTGAATGTTATTAGTGATTTGAAACATATACGAGAATTAACAAAAGAGAGGTTAGGAATTCAAGAAGGTGAAGCAATAGCTTTGAATTGTGTTGGAGCATTGAGAAAAGTTGAagttgaagaaagagaaagtgtggTTCAATTTTTCAAATCGCTTAGTCCTAGAGTTGTGACATTTGTTGAGGAAGAAGGTGATTTTTGTAGTGATGATTTTGTTAAATGTTTTGAAGAGTGTCTTAAGTTTTATAGAATTTATTTTGAGATGTTAGAGGAGAGTTTTCCACCAACAAGTAATGAGAGGTTAATGTTGGAAAGGGAGTGTTCAAGAAGCATAGTTAGGGTTTTGGCTTGTGATCATGAATTTGatcatgatgaagatgatggtggtggtgattaTTGTGACAAAAGGGAGAGAGGAAAACAATGGTTTGAAAGGTTTAAGAATGAATTTTCACCTTGTGGATTTAGTGATGATGTTGTGGATGATGTCAAAGCATTGCTAAAGAGGTATCAAGCTGGTTGGTCACTTGTTGTACCTCAAGGAGATGATCATATTACAGGAATGTACCTAACATGGAAGGAGGAGCCAGTTGTTTGGGCATCAACATGGAAACCCTAG
- the LOC11435250 gene encoding hydroxyacylglutathione hydrolase 2, mitochondrial isoform X1, protein MLSKASTTAMSAFSSCSRVRTGFSVWPNVRQLCFRKGILYGFMRLFSTPYKTLRGGASRSLRVARFCSVANMSSSLQIELVPCLSDNYAYILHDIDTGTVGVVDPSEATPVIDALSKKNRNLNYILNTHHHHDHTGGNVELKARYGAKVIGSATDKERIPGIDIHLNDGDKWMFAGHEVQVMDTPGHTRGHISFYFAGSGAIFTGDTLFSLSCGKLFEGTPQEMQSSLGKIMSLPDDTSIYCGHEYTLNNTDFALKLEPGNKELRSYAGHVASLRSKGLPTIPTTLKMEKACNPFLRTSNAQIRQLLNIPATADDAEALGIIRQAKDNF, encoded by the exons ATGCTTTCTAAAGCTTCAACCACTGCCATGTCCGCTTTTTCTTCCTGTTCCAGG GTGAGAACTGGGTTTAGTGTGTGGCCTAATGTGAGGCAACTTTGCTTTAGAAAGGGAATTTTATATGGATTTATGCGACTTTTTTCCACGCCATATAAAACACTGCGTGGAGGAGCTAGTCGCTCACTTAGAGTGGCTCGGTTTTGCAGTGTTGCCAATATGTCTTCCTCATTGCAGATTGAATTG gTACCTTGCCTGAGTGACAATTATGCGTACATTTTACATGATATTGATACGGGCACAGTTGGAGTTGTTGATCCTTCTGAAGCTACGCCTGTCATAGATGCATTGAGCAAGAAAAATCGGAACTTGAATTACATACTCAACACTCACCATCATCATGATCACACTGGTGGAAATGTAGAATTAAAAGCAAGATATGGGGCAAAG GTGATTGGTTCAGCAACCGACAAGGAAAGGATTCCTGGCATTGATATCCATTTGAATGACGGTGATAAGTGGATGTTTGCTGGCCATGAGGTTCAAGTAATGGACACACCTGGTCACACTCGAG GCCACATCAGCTTCTACTTTGCGGGATCTGGGGCAATTTTTACAGGAGACACTTTGTTCAGCTTGTCATGTGGCAAACTCTTTGAAGGAACCCCTCAGGAG ATGCAATCTTCTCTTGGAAAGATCATGTCTTTACCAGACGATACAAGTATATACTGTGGACACGAGTACACATTG AATAATACGGACTTTGCATTGAAGCTTGAACCTGGAAACAAGGAACTTCGATCCTATGCTGGCCACGTGGCCTCCCTTCGAAGTAAAGGCTTGCCCACG ATTCCGACCACACTGAAGATGGAAAAGGCTTGCAATCCATTCCTCCGTACTTCCAACGCACAAATCCGGCAATTGTTAAACATTCCAGCCACAGCAGATGATGCAGAAGCCCTGGGTATCATCCGACAAGcaaaggataatttttaa
- the LOC25487905 gene encoding uncharacterized protein, with the protein MANLVPGVLLKLLQHMNTDVKVGGEHRSSLLQVVSIVPALASGGELFPNQGFYLKVSDSSHATYVSLPDEHDDLILSDKIQLGQFVFVDRFEASSPVPVIRGVKPVPGRHPCVGTPEDIVATHSLSFLDNNNDVNDKNKNKSNKDKNNVVCSENPRSMFGFKEKFDRGRLSLGGGSFKEESLGKKNGIFGGGSKTQAQKAKPALKIDVKKETLPQSLTRLRSVGSKSIPSSPSSVYSLPNSFEKFANGVKQQRAKVGGKGVEKVEAGKGGKKIVMGNPIRNLVQGFDFGAKALRKSWEGNMEVKTKDSSKIKGVSKAEVHSSTPRRSIPSAKLPSREVKAPVKPSKEEQKPQMSIKKVTANRTSEEHEKSSKQRTSIGKKSAEVSNNGLPGNMVKVSLGSRKVTDASVQWTSLPSSISKLGKEVMKHRDSAQLAAIEAMQEAAAAESLLQCLSMYSELTNSAKEHNPQPAVEQFLTLHASLNSTRTIAESLSKPIPDGSSPDHEKSKVEEALKLKTDRQKHAASWVHAALATNLSSFAVFTKESQQSKLPASSNSQNQKTSVGIQPALVLHNSSEDSSSKVRVKTRPTVSSKLVSQGIIPRKSTDGSANGHKQLMQPPPEWVRGSGLDEVVDLADMLELQSRDWFLGFVERFLDSDDDTTLSDNGQIAGMLTQLKSVNDWLDEIGVSKDEGELCQISAETINRLRKKIYEYLLTHVESAAAALSGGSQSLPQIQTTQVKSKR; encoded by the exons ATGGCGAATCTTGTTCCAGGGGTGCTTTTGAAGCTATTACAACACATGAACACAGATGTGAAGGTAGGTGGTGAACACAGATCATCACTGTTACAAGTTGTTAGCATTGTTCCAGCACTTGCTTCAGGTGGCGAACTTTTTCCAAATCAAGGTTTTTATCTTAAGGTTTCTGATTCATCTCATGCTACTTATGTTTCTTTACCTGATGAAcatgatgatttgattttgagTGATAAAATTCAATTGGGTcagtttgtttttgttgatcgTTTTGAAGCTTCTTCACCTGTTCCTGTAATTAGGGGTGTTAAACCTGTTCCTGGTAGACATCCTTGTGTTGGTACACCTGAGGATATTGTTGCTACACATTCACTTTCATTTCTTGATAACAATAATGATGTTAATGataaaaacaagaacaaaagtAACAAAGATAAGAACAATGTTGTTTGTTCTGAGAATCCTAGGAGTATGTTTGGTTTCAAGGAGAAATTTGATAGAGGGAGATTAAGTTTAGGTGGGGGTAGTTTTAAGGAGGAATCATTagggaagaaaaatgggatttttggagGAGGTAGTAAAACTCAGGCTCAGAAAGCGAAACCGGCGTTGAAGATTGATGTGAAGAAGGAAACATTACCTCAATCGTTAACTAGATTGAGGTCAGTGGGTTCGAAGTCGATTCCTTCTTCACCTAGTAGTGTTTATTCATTGCCTAATTCTTTTGAGAAATTCGCTAATGGTGTTAAGCAGCAGAGGGCAAAGGTTGGTGGTAAGGGAGTGGAGAAGGTTGAGGCAGGAAAGGGTGGGAAAAAGATTGTTATGGGAAATCCAATTAGAAATTTGGTGCAAGGGTTTGATTTTGGGGCCAAGGCTCTAAGAAAGAGTTGGGAAGGGAATATGGAGGTGAAGACTAAAGACTCTTCAAAAATCAAGGGTGTTTCTAAGGCTGAAGTTCATAGCTCG ACTCCTAGGAGAAGCATTCCAAGTGCAAAGTTGCCATCTAGAGAGGTTAAAGCACCGGTAAAACCCTCTAAGGAAGAACAAAAGCCTCAAATGTCTATAAAGAAGGTTACTGCTAACAGGACTTCAGAGGAACATGAGAAGTCAAGTAAGCAAAGGACTTCCATTGGAAAGAAATCGGCGGAAGTTTCTAACAATGGACTACCTGGAAACATGGTCAAAGTTTCTTTAGGTAGTAGAAAAGTGACAGATGCAAGTGTTCAGTGGACTTCACTCCCGTCGTCTATTTCAAAGCTTGGAAAG GAAGTAATGAAGCACAGAGATTCTGCGCAGCTGGCTGCAATTGAGGCTATGCAAGAAGCCGCAGCAGCTGAGAGTTTATTACAATGTCTGAG TATGTATTCGGAGCTGACGAATTCTGCGAAGGAACATAACCCACAGCCAGCAGTAGAGCAGTTTTTAACTCTTCATGCTAGCTTGAATAGTACCCGAACAATTGCCGAATCTTTATCTAAACCCATTCCAGATGGTTCGTCTCCGGATCATGAAAAGAGCAAAGTGGAAGAAGCACTAAAACTAAAAACAGACAGACAAAAACATGCCGCTTCCTGGGTCCATGCTGCCTTAGCCACCAATCTGTCATCTTTTGCCGTTTTTACAAAAGAATCTCAACAATCTAAGCTTCCAGCTTCGAGTAATTCTCAAAATCAAAAGACTTCTGTGGGAATTCAGCCCGCATTAGTCCTACACAACTCAAGCGAAGATTCATCGTCGAAAGTTCGTGTAAAAACTCGTCCGACAGTGAGTTCCAAACTTGTCTCACAAGGCATCATTCCTCGCAAATCGACCGATGGATCAGCAAATGGGCACAAGCAACTGATGCAACCCCCACCAGAGTGGGTTAGAGGAAGTGGCCTCGATGAGGTGGTTGATTTGGCTGATATGTTGGAGTTACAGTCCCGAGACTGGTTTTTGGGATTTGTTGAAAGATTCTTGGACAGCGATGACGACACTACCTTGTCAGATAATGGCCAAATAGCAGGTATGCTCACTCAACTGAAGAGCGTAAACGATTGGTTAGACGAGATAGGGGTTAGCAAGGATGAAGGAGAATTGTGTCAGATATCGGCAGAGACAATCAACCGGTTGAGAAAGAAGATATATGAATATCTTCTTACACATGTTGAATCTGCCGCTGCTGCACTGAGCGGCGGATCACAATCATTGCCACAGATCCAAACAACCCAGGTTAAATCCAAAAGGTGA
- the LOC11435250 gene encoding probable hydroxyacylglutathione hydrolase 2, chloroplastic isoform X2: MKVRTGFSVWPNVRQLCFRKGILYGFMRLFSTPYKTLRGGASRSLRVARFCSVANMSSSLQIELVPCLSDNYAYILHDIDTGTVGVVDPSEATPVIDALSKKNRNLNYILNTHHHHDHTGGNVELKARYGAKVIGSATDKERIPGIDIHLNDGDKWMFAGHEVQVMDTPGHTRGHISFYFAGSGAIFTGDTLFSLSCGKLFEGTPQEMQSSLGKIMSLPDDTSIYCGHEYTLNNTDFALKLEPGNKELRSYAGHVASLRSKGLPTIPTTLKMEKACNPFLRTSNAQIRQLLNIPATADDAEALGIIRQAKDNF; this comes from the exons ATGAAg GTGAGAACTGGGTTTAGTGTGTGGCCTAATGTGAGGCAACTTTGCTTTAGAAAGGGAATTTTATATGGATTTATGCGACTTTTTTCCACGCCATATAAAACACTGCGTGGAGGAGCTAGTCGCTCACTTAGAGTGGCTCGGTTTTGCAGTGTTGCCAATATGTCTTCCTCATTGCAGATTGAATTG gTACCTTGCCTGAGTGACAATTATGCGTACATTTTACATGATATTGATACGGGCACAGTTGGAGTTGTTGATCCTTCTGAAGCTACGCCTGTCATAGATGCATTGAGCAAGAAAAATCGGAACTTGAATTACATACTCAACACTCACCATCATCATGATCACACTGGTGGAAATGTAGAATTAAAAGCAAGATATGGGGCAAAG GTGATTGGTTCAGCAACCGACAAGGAAAGGATTCCTGGCATTGATATCCATTTGAATGACGGTGATAAGTGGATGTTTGCTGGCCATGAGGTTCAAGTAATGGACACACCTGGTCACACTCGAG GCCACATCAGCTTCTACTTTGCGGGATCTGGGGCAATTTTTACAGGAGACACTTTGTTCAGCTTGTCATGTGGCAAACTCTTTGAAGGAACCCCTCAGGAG ATGCAATCTTCTCTTGGAAAGATCATGTCTTTACCAGACGATACAAGTATATACTGTGGACACGAGTACACATTG AATAATACGGACTTTGCATTGAAGCTTGAACCTGGAAACAAGGAACTTCGATCCTATGCTGGCCACGTGGCCTCCCTTCGAAGTAAAGGCTTGCCCACG ATTCCGACCACACTGAAGATGGAAAAGGCTTGCAATCCATTCCTCCGTACTTCCAACGCACAAATCCGGCAATTGTTAAACATTCCAGCCACAGCAGATGATGCAGAAGCCCTGGGTATCATCCGACAAGcaaaggataatttttaa